The Manihot esculenta cultivar AM560-2 chromosome 1, M.esculenta_v8, whole genome shotgun sequence genome has a window encoding:
- the LOC110620755 gene encoding NADP-dependent alkenal double bond reductase P2 isoform X2: MAGGGGELVSNKQVIFRDYVNGFPKDSDMFLTSGNINLKVPEDSDGILVKNLYLSCDPYMRLLMNHIPSQSVFTAYTPGSPVTGLGVGKVLDSKHPDFQEGDLVWGTIGWEEFSLITTPQGFFKIQHTDVPLSYYTGILGMPGLTAYAGFYEVDLLKNKFGFDEAFNYKEEPDLNAALKRYFSQGIDIYFENVRGKMLDAVLLNMRIHGRIAVCGMISQYNLGEPEGVCNLMSIIYKRVNIQGFVAAEYYHQFPKFLEVVLPYIRQGKITYVEDIVEGLENAPAALIGLFRGQNVGKQVVVVARD; the protein is encoded by the exons ATGGCAGGGGGTGGTGGAGAGCTGGTGAGCAACAAGCAGGTGATTTTCAGAGACTACGTCAATGGTTTCCCTAAAGACTCGGACATGTTTTTAACATCTGGTAATATAAACCTCAAAGTCCCCGAAGATTCTGATGGGATACTTGTCAAGAATCTGTATCTCTCCTGTGATCCCTACATGAGACTCTTAATGAATCATATTCCTAGTCAGAGCGTTTTCACTGCCTACACCCCAGGATCT CCAGTTACTGGGCTTGGAGTTGGTAAAGTTTTGGATTCAAAGCACCCAGATTTCCAAGAAGGTGACTTAGTTTGGGGAACAATTGGGTGGGAAGAGTTCAGTCTTATTACAACACCACAAGGCTTCTTTAAGATTCAGCACACTGATGTTCCTCTTTCTTACTATACTGGAATTCTTG gGATGCCTGGATTGACTGCATATGCTGGGTTTTATGAG GTTGATTTATTGAAGAACAAGTTTGGTTTTGATGAAGCTTTTAATTACAAAGAGGAGCCTGACTTGAATGCTGCTTTAAAAAG ATACTTCTCTCAAGGAATAGACATCTACTTTGAAAATGTTCGGGGCAAAATGCTGGATGCTGTGCTTCTCAACATGAGGATCCATGGCCGCATTGCTGTGTGTGGAATGATCTCACAGTACAATCTTGGTGAGCCTGAAGGTGTCTGTAACTTGATGTCTATTATATATAAACGAGTGAATATACAAGGATTCGTAGCAGCTGAATATTATCACCAGTTTCCTAAGTTCTTGGAGGTTGTCTTGCCTTACATCAGACAAGGAAAGATAACATATGTGGAAGACATTGTTGAAGGTCTAGAGAATGCTCCTGCTGCTCTTATTGGTCTTTTTCGCGGCCAAAATGTTGGAAAACAAGTGGTTGTAGTTGCTCGTGATTGA
- the LOC110620755 gene encoding NADP-dependent alkenal double bond reductase P2 isoform X1, with amino-acid sequence MAGGGGELVSNKQVIFRDYVNGFPKDSDMFLTSGNINLKVPEDSDGILVKNLYLSCDPYMRLLMNHIPSQSVFTAYTPGSPVTGLGVGKVLDSKHPDFQEGDLVWGTIGWEEFSLITTPQGFFKIQHTDVPLSYYTGILGMPGLTAYAGFYEVCAPKKGEYVFISAASGAVGQLVGQFAKLMGCYVVGSAGTPQKVDLLKNKFGFDEAFNYKEEPDLNAALKRYFSQGIDIYFENVRGKMLDAVLLNMRIHGRIAVCGMISQYNLGEPEGVCNLMSIIYKRVNIQGFVAAEYYHQFPKFLEVVLPYIRQGKITYVEDIVEGLENAPAALIGLFRGQNVGKQVVVVARD; translated from the exons ATGGCAGGGGGTGGTGGAGAGCTGGTGAGCAACAAGCAGGTGATTTTCAGAGACTACGTCAATGGTTTCCCTAAAGACTCGGACATGTTTTTAACATCTGGTAATATAAACCTCAAAGTCCCCGAAGATTCTGATGGGATACTTGTCAAGAATCTGTATCTCTCCTGTGATCCCTACATGAGACTCTTAATGAATCATATTCCTAGTCAGAGCGTTTTCACTGCCTACACCCCAGGATCT CCAGTTACTGGGCTTGGAGTTGGTAAAGTTTTGGATTCAAAGCACCCAGATTTCCAAGAAGGTGACTTAGTTTGGGGAACAATTGGGTGGGAAGAGTTCAGTCTTATTACAACACCACAAGGCTTCTTTAAGATTCAGCACACTGATGTTCCTCTTTCTTACTATACTGGAATTCTTG gGATGCCTGGATTGACTGCATATGCTGGGTTTTATGAGGTTTGTGCTCCCAAGAAAGGAGAATATGTTTTCATTTCAGCAGCATCAGGTGCTGTTGGTCAGCTTGTTGGCCAGTTTGCTAAGTTGATGGGTTGTTATGTTGTTGGAAGTGCTGGAACTCCTCAAAAG GTTGATTTATTGAAGAACAAGTTTGGTTTTGATGAAGCTTTTAATTACAAAGAGGAGCCTGACTTGAATGCTGCTTTAAAAAG ATACTTCTCTCAAGGAATAGACATCTACTTTGAAAATGTTCGGGGCAAAATGCTGGATGCTGTGCTTCTCAACATGAGGATCCATGGCCGCATTGCTGTGTGTGGAATGATCTCACAGTACAATCTTGGTGAGCCTGAAGGTGTCTGTAACTTGATGTCTATTATATATAAACGAGTGAATATACAAGGATTCGTAGCAGCTGAATATTATCACCAGTTTCCTAAGTTCTTGGAGGTTGTCTTGCCTTACATCAGACAAGGAAAGATAACATATGTGGAAGACATTGTTGAAGGTCTAGAGAATGCTCCTGCTGCTCTTATTGGTCTTTTTCGCGGCCAAAATGTTGGAAAACAAGTGGTTGTAGTTGCTCGTGATTGA